One part of the Mustela erminea isolate mMusErm1 chromosome 11, mMusErm1.Pri, whole genome shotgun sequence genome encodes these proteins:
- the STEAP1 gene encoding metalloreductase STEAP1 has product MESRQDITNQELWTMKPRRNPEEDDYLDKDSGETSMLKRTVFSHMHPTTHFDGFDCPAELQHKQELFPMWRWPVKITAIVSSLTFLYTLLREVIHPFVTSHQQCFYKIPILVINKVLPMVSITLLALVYLPGVIAAMVQLRNGTKYKKFPRWLDRWMLTRKQLGLLSFFFAVLHAIYSLSYPMRRSYRYKLLNWAYQQVQKNKEDAWIEHDVWRMEIYVSLGIVALAILALLAVTSVPSVSDSLTWREFHYIQSKLGTVSLLLGTIHALIFAWNKWVDIKQFVWYTPPTFMIAVFLPIVVLFCKAILFLPCLRKKILKIRHGWEDVTKINRTDMSSQL; this is encoded by the exons ATGGAGAGCAGACAAGACATTACAAACCAAGAACTTTGGACAATGAAGCCTAGGAGAAATCCAGAAGAAGATGATTATTTG GATAAGGACTCGGGGGAGACCAGCATGCTGAAAAGAACTGTGTTTTCTCACATGCACCCAACAACCCACTTTGATGGATTTGATTGCCCCGCCGAGCTTCAGCACAAACAAGAACTCTTTCCAATGTGGCGCTGGCCAGTTAAAATCACTGCTATCGTGTCATCTCTGACTTTTCTGTACACTCTTCTGAGGGAAGTAATTCACCCTTTTGTaacttcccaccaacagtgttttTATAAAATCCCAATCCTGGTCATCAACAAAGTCTTGCCAATGGTGTCCATCACCCTCCTGGCACTGGTCTATTTGCCCGGGGTCATAGCAGCCATGGTACAGCTTCGTAATGGAACCAAATATAAGAAATTTCCACGttggttggatagatggatgtTAACAAGAAAACAACTGGggcttctcagtttcttttttgctGTGCTGCATGCAATTTATAGTTTATCCTATCCAATGAGGCGATCCTACAGATACAAGTTGCTCAACTGGGCATATCAACAG gtccaaaaaaataaagaagatgccTGGATTGAGCATGATGTGTGGAGAATGGAAATTTATGTGTCTCTGGGAATTGTGGCACTTGCAATATTGGCTCTATTAGCTGTGACCTCTGTTCCATCTGTGAGCGACTCTTTGACGTGGAGAGAATTTCACTATATTCAG agcAAACTAGGAACTGTTTCCCTTCTGCTGGGCACGATACATGCATTGATTTTTGCCTGGAATAAATGGGTAGATATAAAACAATTTGTGTGGTATACACCTCCAACTTTTATGATAGCGGTTTTCCTTCCGATTGTTGTCCTGTTTTGTAAAGCCATACTATTCCTGCCATGCTTGAGGAAGAAGATTCTGAAGATTAGACATGGTTGGGAAGACGTCACCAAAATTAATAGAACTGACATGTCTTCCCAGTTGTAG
- the LOC116569042 gene encoding uncharacterized protein LOC116569042 → MLCKLAAIVAKLEKPAGRIQPKGKLNNPSYPPGPQRKDFLRSPWLPAPGPATTEQCAWAENWAGGQRALEPRIRGELSCSRLGTPPPRDWGGLQAATPLPRLRARARSRRGTPRRGASSEPGRFKGLTRSSTRPDGKLRHSFCEDAPAPRGVRAPERGACSPAADPASWSRPVQRHLQVPGVLRAPASEGQPSGRPSGQTERFPTLQAGRSRCSFGWPCLPLRPAPPAFANLPRNERSCHSSERWFSNLNVYHLWALLN, encoded by the coding sequence ATGCTATGCAAACTCGCTGCGATTGTTGCCAAGTTGGAAAAACCTGCCGGCAGAATCCAACCGAAAGGCAAACTTAACAACCCATCCTATCCGCCGGGCCCCCAGCGAAAAGACTTCCTTAGGAGtccctggctcccagcccctggaCCGGCCACAACGGAGCAGTGTGCTTGGGCCGAGAACTGGGCTGGAGGGCAGCGCGCGCTGGAGCCGCGCATAAGGGGCGAATTGAGCTGCTCTCGCCTCGGAACGCCGCCGCCCCGGGACTGGGGAGGCTTGCAAGCCGCTACACCCCTCCCGCGGCTGCGAGCCCGCGCCCGCTCTCGCAGGGGCACACCGAGGCGGGGAGCAAGCAGCGAGCCGGGACGATTCAAGGGACTCACCCGCTCCTCGACGCGACCAGACGGTAAGTTGCGGCACAGCTTCTGCGAAGACGCGCCAGCCCCACGCGGCGTCCGAGCCCCGGAGCgcggagcctgctcccccgcggCAGACCCCGCCTCTTGGTCAAGGCCTGTCCAGCGCCACCTGCAGGTGCCGGGCGTCCTCAGGGCTCCTGCCTCAGAGGGGCAGCCCTCGGGGCGTCCCAGCGGCCAAACCGAGCGTTTCCCCACATTGCAAGCAGGCCGTTCCAGGTGTTCTTTCGGATGGCCCTGTCTCCCCCTGAGGCCTGCTCCTCCCGCTTTCGCTAATCTCCCCAGGAACGAACGTTCGTGCCATTCCTCGGAgcggtggttctcaaacttgaacgTGTACCACCTGTGGGCCTTATTAAACTAA